Proteins encoded within one genomic window of Pseudomonadota bacterium:
- a CDS encoding type II toxin-antitoxin system HicB family antitoxin produces MKYKIAIHESDEGYSVSVPGLPGCWSQGRSEQEALDNIRAIREYLTVVEEQFRGEEVREVEITV; encoded by the coding sequence ATGAAGTACAAGATCGCAATTCACGAATCTGACGAAGGCTACAGCGTCTCTGTGCCTGGACTGCCCGGCTGCTGGTCGCAAGGACGCTCGGAGCAGGAAGCCTTGGACAATATCCGTGCCATTCGCGAGTACCTAACTGTCGTCGAGGAACAGTTCCGTGGCGAAGAGGTCCGCGAAGTCGAGATCACGGTGTAG
- a CDS encoding LytTR family DNA-binding domain-containing protein — protein sequence MRILIVDDEPLARERLASLIRELGIGEVVGEAGNGVEALTAIAAHAPQLVLLDIRMPGMDGLEVAQHLAYYEHPPAVIFTTAYGDHALDAFEASAVDYLLKPIRKERLLQGFQRAEVLRRGRLDILKEQTGSTRARTHLSAPVGGSLRLVPVDEVLYFQADQKYVTVVWTGGELVIEEPLKTLEAEFGERFLRIHRNALVSLSRVEALARDGVGGLAVKLRGTEKRLPVSRRLSGQVRRSLKSMRRAEEGLPADAYGQD from the coding sequence ATGCGGATCCTCATCGTGGATGATGAGCCGCTCGCGCGCGAGCGGCTCGCCTCACTGATCCGCGAGCTTGGGATCGGTGAGGTCGTGGGAGAAGCGGGAAACGGGGTCGAGGCCCTGACCGCCATTGCGGCGCATGCGCCGCAACTCGTGTTGCTCGATATCCGCATGCCTGGCATGGACGGGTTGGAGGTAGCGCAACATCTGGCCTACTATGAGCATCCCCCGGCGGTCATCTTTACGACGGCCTACGGGGACCACGCGCTTGATGCCTTCGAAGCTAGTGCCGTCGATTACCTGCTAAAGCCGATCCGCAAGGAGCGGCTCTTGCAGGGTTTCCAGCGGGCCGAAGTGCTGAGGCGGGGTCGGCTCGATATCCTCAAGGAGCAGACCGGTTCGACTCGAGCCCGAACCCATCTGAGCGCGCCGGTAGGCGGCAGCCTGAGGCTTGTGCCCGTGGATGAGGTGCTTTACTTCCAAGCGGATCAGAAGTACGTCACGGTAGTTTGGACGGGAGGAGAGCTCGTCATCGAGGAGCCGCTGAAAACCCTGGAGGCCGAATTCGGCGAGCGGTTCCTCCGCATCCACCGCAATGCTTTGGTATCGCTCTCCCGAGTCGAAGCCCTGGCGCGCGATGGTGTGGGTGGCCTAGCGGTAAAATTGCGCGGGACAGAAAAGCGGTTGCCGGTCAGCCGCCGGCTCAGCGGTCAGGTGCGCAGAAGTCTTAAATCGATGAGAAGGGCTGAGGAAGGCCTGCCGGCCGATGCGTATGGTCAGGACTAG